The nucleotide window TCTTCCGAAAGGATCGACCCAAGCATCCTTTCCTCCCCCCAAACGAGCCTACCGAACGGCAGGGTAACCTCCGAACTGCCATAGAGAACTAAATTCCCTTCGGaagagaacttgggggactactgtttatacCGGAAATAAATGGCCTATGACCACCGAACACGTGGACAGGATCGATATTGATCACAGAACCCCTTCGGCATGCTTCCTACCGAAGCCGTCTATCTTGGCCCTTTTACTATCGGACGcgtgtcatgctcacaatccgtgtccacagtcccacatcggaaatatgagcacagtgcacacctcccaaggcctattTAAGAAGACCcctatccccaaaaggaaGGGATCAGAACTAACGGTACGCTACCGATTTATCTGTCAGTTAACATTACTAAAACCGTACTTactaaagcatcggagagccttcggcaggtaccacaccggtaccccaaggacttaccgaacgtgtccttttgcaggtacttACCCTTCCGAAGTAGAACATCTTCCGAAGACAGTCACCTACCGAAGGCATAATATCACTAAGTTGGCGAAATACGTGccgaaccactttttcgcatcaacaaaATTATTAATCATATATACTAGAGTTTAAactccaaaacaacaaaaaccaaaaagtatATAATAATCGtcttattatttaaaatgtacatattaattatgtataaCATTACGTAAAGTAGTTATTCTCTCATCTGGACGTCTGCACGGTTATAACGTACAGATGTCCGTATAGAAGAAAATCTGttatatgaaatatatatatttacttaacattatttatataactatTGAATACTTAGGTATtttatatacttgtattttctacTACGGTCCCCCCAACTTTACAATTCTAGCTCCGTCGCTAATTGGTACTCAACATTTTATCCAACAAATATTATATTTGATAAGAAGattaacaaataattaaactttgtctagatatatatacatgtttgTTTTTCATAATAATAAGTTACCAGGCTGTAAAGGGTGGAGACAGCACTAGGCCATGGTCCAAAGTAGAACCGATATAAAGTAGTCTCTATAATCACAACTGTACAAATTGGATGACATATGCAGACCAAAACAAACTTTTCATATGTATAGATATTATTgagatttcaatttatttaaccgCAAGAGagtaaatataaaaacaaaagtgtaCAACGAGAAACCAACAGATGCCACTTAGCAAGCCACGTgaactatatatattatatatatgcaattttCCAagacaaaaatggaaaacagaaATAGAAAGTAGATAAATATGCACGTGAATTATTTATACTTGAGGccaaatggaaaaaaagataaaaagaaaattctggatattaaatattattaggaaaaggaaaaaacaaatgacAGAAAGCAGTAGAAGTCCTTATTTAGCTTGCAATATATTGAgcttgtgagagagagagtgagtggaAAGCTAGCAGAGAAAAAAACAGCAGAAACTGAGAGCTTGTTGCTTATTTCAATGAAGAAACAAGGCAGTGAGATAGAGGCAGTAGGCATCAGCTACAAgattcacacacacaacaacagcaacaacaacaacagatCAGATCAGAAGAACCCTTTTAAGATCTTGAGCCAGAATCAACGCCAACCGCTTGATCATCAGAAGCAAGCAAAAGTAGCAGTGGCagttgaagatgatgatcatgATATTCTGGTTGCAGGTGCAGGTTCTGAGGGAGGAGGACGAGGAGGAGTTGGACAAGTGCTAAAGGATGTGAACTTGCGAGCAAGGCCATGGGAAATCCTAGCCATTGTGGGTCCAAGCGGAGCTGGAAAATCATCTCTCCTCGAGATTCTCGCAGGCAAAATCACACCACAAACCGGTTCAATGTTTGTGAACCAAAAGCCAGTGGACAAAGCTCAGTTCAAGAAGGTTTCTGGGTACGTGACACAAAAGGACACCTTATTTCCTTTGCTCACGGTGGAAGAAACCCTAATGTTTAGCGCCAAGCTAAGGCTGAGAGTCCCTCCAGCTCAGCTCAGCGCCCGGGTGAAGGCCCTAATCCAAGAGCTGGGCCTCAGTCAAGTGGCCCAGGCTCGAGTCGGAGACGACAGAGTTCGGGGGATTTCCGGTGGAGAGAGGAGGCGGGTTTCGATCGGAGTGGACGTGATCCATGATCCGGAAGTGCTCATCCTGGATGAGCCAACTTCCGGACTGGACAGCACCTCTGCGCTTCAGATCATTGATATGCTGAAGAGCATGGCTGAAACCCGGGGCAGAACCGTAATTTTGAGTATTCATCAGCCCGGGTTCAGAATTGTAAAGCTGTTCAATTCAATTGTGCTGCTGGCTAACGGCTCGGTGCTCCACCATGGCACTGTGGATCAGCTGGGCCTGAATTTAAGACTCATGGGATTGGAGCTTCCTCTCCATGTCAACCTCGTTGAGTTCGCCATGGACTCCATCGAAACCATTCAAAAACATTATCAACAACAACATCGTCAACATCATAACACAGCGGAAGGAGAAGGCGAAGGCGAAGGCGAGACGAGTCCTAGTGGTAAGTTGACACTGCAACAGCTCTTTCAGGAGTCTAACAAGGAACAATCTCCCAATAAGGTAAATAATCTCCACCACGAAGAAATGGGAATCAACAATAAACCCAACCAAGATTCTCCAGACTTTGCGAATTCGAGATTGCAAGAAACCATCATTTTGACTCACAGATTCTCCAAAAACATCTTCCGGACAAAGGAGCTGTTTGCCTGCCGCACCATTCAAATGCTCGTCTCTGGTTTAGTTTTGGGCTCCATCTTTTATGACCTCAAACATGATTTAACGGGAGCAGAGGAAAGGGTAGGTCTTTTCGCATTCATCTTAACATTCTTGCTTTCATGCACCACAGAAGCACTGCCAATCTTTCTGCAAGAGAGGGAAATTCTGATGAAGGAGACTTCTTGCGGGAGCTACAGAGTCTCCTCCTACGCCATTGCCAATGGCTTGGTTTATTTGCCATTTCTGCTTATCCTGGCCATCCTATTCACCGTGCCTTTGTACTGGCTTGTTGGGCTCAACCCCAACTTCATGGCCTTCTttcatttccttcttttgaTATGGTTGATATTATACACTGCGAATTCAGTGGTGGTGTGTTTCAGCGCACTCGTGCCAAATTTCATCGTGGGAAACTCCGTCATCGCGGGCGTCATGGGATcgttctttctcttctctggCTACTTCATATCAAAGCATGGGATTCCAAGCTACTGGATTTTCATGCATTACATATCGCTGTTTAAGTATCCGTTCGAAGGGTTTCTGGTGAACGAGTTCTCTAACTCTGATAAGTGCTTGGAGTATTTCTTTGGGAAATGCATGGTCACAGGGGAGGACGTTCTGAGAGATGCAGGGTATGAAGAAGAAAGTAGGTGGAGGAATGTGGTGGTCATGGTGTGCTTCATCTTGGTTTACAGGTTTATGTCTTATGTCATTCTGAGATGCAGATGCTCCCAAAGGGGGCTCAAACcagcttttcttctttaaacaattatatatatatttcagtattatatatattctctctctctctctctctctctctctctctctctctgtgatcACGAGTGTAATAGAAGATGGTTCACATGTCTTGGAATTTAGTACTTGAGAGCATCCCGATAACAAATATCAGATtcataagaaacaaaatatacaACTATTTACTTCAACAAATTATAGTATAtaacacacatatatatatgttttgttttatatttcctACAATTCTATCATAAGAGTTTACAAAACGAGGGAGACGTCCATTTTTGGACCTAGGGCCTTTTAGATCTAAGTCCAAAATATTTGGTTGCGATTAGGTCTAGTCCaagtctctctctttttttattcaagtTCTTGGCTTtccttcttcaatttttataccaattttgccctttaaactaaaaatgtaaataaatgtataaaaaaaaaaaaaaagtgatttCAGGCATCTTTTCCTCCTCATTCAAATTTTgacttctaaattttttatttccatgATAAAACATCTgcaacaataaaaagaaatcatcaaTAAACAATCTATCTATGTATGCGGTAAAAACTCATTTAACAAATACACAATTTTTTCTTGAACTTGTAACCTAACCCAAAGGTaataaaaacaagaatatGTTAAATAGGTACAATGCATAAGATAAAATCATGAAGACATGGATTTATGTAGACATATAAACTTGCCTATCCTTACCGATAGGTAAATTAAGAGCAGAAAAATTATGCTCCCTactttttagttaaaatttagctaaaaatgcATTTATCTACAATTATGTAGACATGGATTTATCTACAATTATGCTCCCTactttttagttaaaatttagctaaaaatgcagaaaaattattttaggagttctctataaaatttgaactctaATCATACTCCTTAGTTTAGGGAGGCATAAATactgtaattatttttttaattcaatatgattggtccatctctataaaatatatatatatatatataaatagttagcattaattaaaagtttaaactatgcataaaacaaagcatcattaaattataaggagcTATTATGAGTCCTTTTTCTCCCCTTAGATTTAGGAGCTTCTAGAGGTCTCCCTatttaggaggtggatagggagcatggtttgagttgtatttttccaattcctccttaaaatttgtctaatgAGCTGATTTAGGGagcccattgtggatgctttaatatacaaaacacaaaaatcaacaTAATTACTCATGTCACTACCTAGAATTCTGGTACATTAAGCACAAAATTTGCTAGACAAGTCATAAAATGTGTTACCTATAACTTACGTAGATAAAAAGACAAAGGCTTATAAAGCATCATACCTATACCTTAGATACATATAAAGAGGCAAaataagagaagaaagaaatgcaCCATGCGAGAGACCCACATACTAAAGCCAaatacccaaaataaaaatcacacaATCACCGTACCTTTGCAACTTATATGAAGAGGTAAAAACCACCATGACAGGGACCCTCACCATCTTCTATGCAAAGAACATGTATATGCATTGGTCACCAAGTTTAAAGCTCAACTTTTGATTTGAGCATAAGCATGCAATGTCCAAAAGTACATTTCTCACATATGCGGTTAATGACTTCTTTAACATTGGAGGTTGGGAACAAGAATTGGTAAACCTAATACAATTGGTCTAGAAGTATGTAATTCTTTTGTCTTcctctaatttcttttttgtttccatgGTATCTGTTGTTGGTTCCTCATTTTTGCTTAATTAAGCAAAAATTTCTTTATAATATGTGGTGATGGGCTTCCTTAATCAAGCAAGAACACATAAAAGTCAATATCAATCACAAGAAATATGGAATCTCGTAATTATTGTGACATAAATAAGGTACCTTATTTATGTCCCtaaattaaaatcataataaaatatcGTAGTTATATAGTCATACAAATCAATTTCATACCCATAATGGGAAACAACAAAAccattttaaaatgaaaaaaattatatgtcTACATCACAGAAAgtctaaaaaagaaataaaatcctatGTAGCACAAAAGTGTCAAAGGACTtgtatcaacaacaacaaatatgTGGACTAAACCCAACTCTTGGttggattttttaatttatatcaaattttctataaatttctTCCTCTGAAAAAGTTCAATGGAACAAAATCCTAGATAAATGAAAAGGAATATCCGGACACTACAAGCATTATATTCAAGAATAAGAACCTcatatttctaattttgtgtTAACATAAATTTGTAAGAAATCCATAAGACACCTCTTGATTTGGAGAAATTATACAGTGATACGATATTATCATGTGGCAGTGCCAGGTTGTAGTACGGACTAATAGGATCACGGTTGTtaatagagaaagagagagagagagagagagagagagagagagcacttTCATCTAGTACGAATGTTAACGCCGTTAATGGGGAAttccctctctcttcttttttgtttcttcgaagaaaagaaaagataaaccCAACACCTTTTTCAGCCAGAAAACTATGGATAATGGTAGATCAAAATCACCCATCcttattttattcttctcctctttttcttacgatctttgttgattttgtttccCGATTTTTgcagattttttctttctttttctttttctaatttttgcactatatttccaattttttccttgttagttcctcaattttgttttggacgaAGACTTATGCGAGATCTCATCCCCAGGCTACAACTCCTCTTCTCGAAGTTTGAAAAGTAAGGCTCCCTTCCATTTCATAAGATTTTCTCACCAGTTTTCCAACTAGAAATTTGAACCCACAAACACCCATTGAAACCAACAACCAACCTCTCTTCGTCTCTTCAGTGtgctcttgtttctttttctttttaaatatattttggtgTCTTCTTTAATTTGCATTTTGGATCTAATACTTTTTGGCTTTTCATTTTGCAGGTTCCAATTTCTAGGTTTAGCACCTGCCTCGATATGACTCTCTGTATTCATTTATTTCTGGTAGTCTTTTGGTTTAagtttcttcaaaaaaaatttgaatctgAATCTTAatgcaattttttgttttatacgTTTGGCATGGTTTGCTTCACTTTtggggttttgattttgtttctattttataTGGAATGTCTTGAGTTGTGAGATGGCAGTAGTTTGATTTAGATTTGTTTTTCGTAGCATAACTTGTAGATTGAAAAATGATCTAGCACTATTGGGGTTTTattcttcttgcattttcttGTTGCAATTGATACATGTTGATTTTATTTCTCAGTTTTTAGGGTGATGAGTAGGTTAATTTGGTTTGGGTATATTATTAATGGAACGATTTCAAAGAAATTAGTGGCCGGAATCGCTAGAACGAATGTCGGAAAATTTGGGTCAAAATCGGTCAGTTTTCTTGTCTTTCCGGCTACGGTGGCTGGCGATTAAGGCGGCGGAGGGGTGGGATGCAGAGAGAAAATGGAGGCGGTTCTCTTGGTACTGGCCTTGTGGTAGGAGGCAAACGGCAGCGGCGACGGGAGGCCAAAATCTGATCGGCTGTTTTAGGAGGGAGGGGTCTGTTCGTGCGAAGGGAGGAGGGCTcggggtgagagagagagatagagagagagagagagagaaaaaaaaaatcagacttggatttttgaaatatttacgttTATACCATTTGGCTTCCGTagatcgtaacttcttcgttacagcTCCGATTTGAGCCaactacgtgtctacgaactcatatTGAAGCAATCTATGTCATGATACCATTTATATCCCCAAAATCCTACCAGATTAAAAAGTAATCAAAATGACCTTACTCCGAGggcaaaattataatttgataattaaataaatttataaagattaattaaattattaaaattgggTCGGGATGTTACAAACTTACCTTTCCTAATCATGAGTTGAGACAACCTTGTGCTTTAGAGCTTCAAAACCATTGTTCATCTTCATCACTTCCAATCAAATCTTCATCACTTGAACATTACTCGACCTATCCTAAAGATTACATAACATGGTTTTAGGCTAGGTAACATGCCAACACATAAATCTTGCACTAACAAAAAGTATGCCCAACCAAGCATAAAAATTATTGACacaaaaccatttcaaattccaaaatcaacattccaaaaacaagaaaaaaaatcttcataTTCTAAGATAAAAAGCCCCAAGACACACAAAAGCTAACTACTATATAATTCAAACTCCAAAAGTGTTTCTACGGTCTCCAAGGCTTGGCCTTCTTGGCAAAAACATTTTCCTTTGGTTGTGTGTAAGTTGATGGCACTACTACAatttactatttgcgcgacggaagtTTGCGTGACGAACatattttcgtcgcgcaaaaatcactattgcgacgaaaaaaaaataccggAGCGCAAACAGCAGAACACTAGCGCGACGACAaatcttcgtcgcgcaaacaatcTATGCGCGACCAACACTAATTTCGTCGAGCAAAGGTCGGGGAAAAAAccccggtttttttttttgcgccagaatcttgcgcgacgacaacaATCGTCGCGCATGACAATATTGCGCGACAATCGAAATgtttcgtcgcgtaaagatgGACAAAAAattgtgtaattttttttgctgtaaaaaactttgcgcgaccaacttTTTCGTCGCAAAAGACGACTTAGCGCGACGGAAATATGTACCGTCGCATAAGAAAACGAGGGTTACTTATTTTTGGCGGCAAAATGCAGGGTGgataaaactttttttgcgcgacggaattaccttcgtcgcgtaaagtgtAATGCCGGTGctttcttgcgcgacgaaatgaataatttgcgcgacgtaatttaaaccttgcgcgacgaataatgttatttgcgcgacgaatgttTGTGCGACGGATAATTTTATTCATCGCGCAAAAAACCAGATGTCGGCAGGtaattgcgcgacggaaatgttgttttgtgcgACGGAAAAGTGGGTTTTCGCGACGGCATTTTGCGCGACAGATTGggttgttcgtcgcgcaaagtccttcttcttcatgttagtatctgccattgcagaggcagaatgcagtttctgcattctgcctctctctcactctcccaCTGCATTTTGcctctctctcattctcccTGCCGTTGCTCTGCTGTGAATTCAGTACGTTCattgggtatgtattttttgtcgttagtttaaaTGTATTGATGTAAATTCGTAgtaacgctattaattttgttatcgttagggatatttgtgattggtgattggtggagaacgattgagaaggtatgttattgtaaaagtttgtttgttatgtttgtaatttttttgtgaagttatatgtgtataatgttgtgaaattgtgTGTGACatagcacaatgtgttgtgatgtacgaagttaattgaaattaacttcgtacttttatttttatgtttagtaacacgtagtttcccgttcgagattagttggatttcgtgcatggatgcgtaatgcatgactgcggtccaattaattcttgaattgtcccattatttggacagtttggtaatgcatagtgttgtcacataatcttcggctacatgattaggtttcgattgtggagatttcggtgtcatctcggtacgttcttcgggtggtacgtaggtatttatacctatgcccacttcaagaactgtgtcgagatgctgccgaaattaatccacgtcgaaatctaatctcatgtagccgtaggttacgtgacatgactatgcattcccgaatgggatagggcccttaccggaggcataaggtgacattataacttcgtatgaagttgttgtgattgttgtgtcgtgattgtggtttcaggaattatggacagaaggtggatacagaacccgaatagatgcgcagacgaatacttggatggaatcgaggattttattgagtttgcacgtagacacaatccgggtgcaactagaatccgttgtccttgtaggaggtgtaacaacacgttgtgggagacaattgaaaatgttggatttcatttagtaaggaatggaatgattgaaacatatagcatttggaaccttcacggcgaacaagtagaccatgcttcgtcttcaaatgccccaagagtggacaatgttgaacctattgtggatcctaatgatcaagtcatgggtattatacaggatgcttttccattcgcatcgaccaacatcaatcaggaaggggaagatgacgtgcctacaccaatagacagtgcggagtttgaacagtatgaaaaactgttaaaaaatgccaaccaagagttatacccgaggtgcgagagcttttccgttctcactgccattgtggagctaatgcacggaaaaataaagtatcgtatgtcgaacttgtgtttcgattactttttgggggttttcaagagaatgcttccgacggacaattgtttgccgaaagaccataaacatgcacagaaggtgttgcacggtcttggattgggttatgaaaaaatccacgcttgcaaaaacaattgcatgttattctacaaagagcatgaaacgttggatacatgccctatatgcaatgagtcgaggttcaaaatgacatcccagaatagaacgactaagataccacaaaaagtcatgcgttatctgccccttaaacctaggttgcagcgattgtatatgtcgacgcatactgccacagacatgagatggcataaggaaaaacgggtagacgatgatgtgatgcggcatcctgcagatggggaggcatggaaagagttcgatcgaacgttccccgagtttgctgctgatccccgaaatgtaagattgggacttgccactgacggattcaatccgtatggggttctaaaccaacaccacagcacttggccgattttcgcattcccatataatttgccgccttggaaatgcatgaaaaaagaatacatgatgatga belongs to Prunus persica cultivar Lovell chromosome G4, Prunus_persica_NCBIv2, whole genome shotgun sequence and includes:
- the LOC18780866 gene encoding ABC transporter G family member 5 is translated as MKKQGSEIEAVGISYKIHTHNNSNNNNRSDQKNPFKILSQNQRQPLDHQKQAKVAVAVEDDDHDILVAGAGSEGGGRGGVGQVLKDVNLRARPWEILAIVGPSGAGKSSLLEILAGKITPQTGSMFVNQKPVDKAQFKKVSGYVTQKDTLFPLLTVEETLMFSAKLRLRVPPAQLSARVKALIQELGLSQVAQARVGDDRVRGISGGERRRVSIGVDVIHDPEVLILDEPTSGLDSTSALQIIDMLKSMAETRGRTVILSIHQPGFRIVKLFNSIVLLANGSVLHHGTVDQLGLNLRLMGLELPLHVNLVEFAMDSIETIQKHYQQQHRQHHNTAEGEGEGEGETSPSGKLTLQQLFQESNKEQSPNKVNNLHHEEMGINNKPNQDSPDFANSRLQETIILTHRFSKNIFRTKELFACRTIQMLVSGLVLGSIFYDLKHDLTGAEERVGLFAFILTFLLSCTTEALPIFLQEREILMKETSCGSYRVSSYAIANGLVYLPFLLILAILFTVPLYWLVGLNPNFMAFFHFLLLIWLILYTANSVVVCFSALVPNFIVGNSVIAGVMGSFFLFSGYFISKHGIPSYWIFMHYISLFKYPFEGFLVNEFSNSDKCLEYFFGKCMVTGEDVLRDAGYEEESRWRNVVVMVCFILVYRFMSYVILRCRCSQRGLKPAFLL